CGTGGCGACCAGCGCCGGAGTGGGACCGCCGAGCGCCGATCCGCCGCGCCAAGCCTTGCCGTCGAAATCCCAGAGCACGGGTCCGCGCCAATAGAGGAGCGCCCGGTTGGGCGGCTCGTCCTCGAACCGCACGCGAAAGGCGACGGCATCGGAGAGACTCAGATTCGACAGGCTGCCGGGGGCCATGGTGTCGGACAGCCCGGTGCTGCCGGCGAAACCTTCCTGGGGCAGGCTCCACAGGGGTGTCTGCACGCGCGGAAAGAACAGGAACATCACGAGCATGAGCGGCACGGCCTGCGTGAGCAGCAGCCCGGACGTGCGCAGCGCTGCCTTCCACGCCTCGCGCGGGGCGCGCTGCTGGAAGCCGACCATCGTCATGGTGATGAGCCAGACGACGGCGAGCATGTAGGCGGCGGTGGCGACCGTCTGCGAATACAGGAAATGCGTGATGAGCAGCAGATACGACAGGAAGATCACCATGATCGCGTCGCGACGCCCGCGCATTTCCATCAGCTTGAGGGCGAGCATGAGGACCAGCAGCGTGACGCCGGCATCGCGGCCGAAGAGGCTGCGGTAATGGAAGAAGATGCCGACCGAGCCGGCGATCGTGAACAGGCTGAGCAGCCAGCGGTTGGGCAGTCGCAGGTCGCGGTGCAGCAGATAGACGCGCCACAGCCAGAGTGTGGTCGCGAGCAGCAGCACCCACTTCGGAACGTGCAGCGCATGCGGTGCCGCCGCCAGCAGCACGGCGAAAAGCAGCGAGTAGACGCTGAAGATCTGCAGCGGGGTGCCGGCGGTCATGCCGTCGCCTCGCCGCCGTCGAAGCGGGCGAGCGCCTCCAGGCAGCGCTGGCGGTGCTGTTCGCCAGTTGCCGGTGCGAAGTGACGCGTCGGCAGACGCAGCCCGTACGCGGCGCCGCTGCGGTCGGCTTGCAGCACCCAGTTGGCGAGCCGCGACAGGCGGGCTTCGATCCCGAGGTGAGGCGGCAGATCGTTCCAGTCGAGCCACATCTCATCCCTGGCCTGCCCGGAGAATGTCTTGGTCAGCAGCGTCTCGCCGCGCAGCGATGCCTTCCACGCGATGCGCCGCGGCGAATCCCCCGGCTGATAGGGCTTCAGGCCCGCGAAGTCTTCGTCGCCGCTGCCGGCAGGAACGAACTCTCCCAGTTGCGCATGGCGCGCCGTGGCTGGCAGCGGGGCGTCGTCGGGCCGCGGGTAGATCAGGCAGGTGGCCTCCAGCTCGATCGGCGACCAGGCGCAGAAAAGACCGATCGGATAGCGCGTGAAGAGACTGAAGCGACCGGCGCCGAGCACCCCGCGGCGGGAGGCGGGGATGCGCAGTTCGAGAGTGGCGTGGCCACCGCTCGCGATGTCGGCGAAGCCCTGTTCCTCGGGCCGGCGCGCCAGGCCGATGGAGAATCGCGGCTGCCGCGACGGGTTCTCGATGTGCACCGGAAAGCACGCCGTATCACCGGCGAACACCGGTTCGGCGCGGGCAAGGCTCACGCGCAGCTCGGCCAGGTTGCGGTAGGCGTGCAGCACCGAAACGATCGCCACGGAACCGAGCAGGAAGGTCAGGACGAATCCGAGCGACAGGCCATAGCTCACCGATCCGGCGAGCATCACCAGCAGCACCGGGATGAAGGCGAAGCCGTAGCGGGTCGGCAGGATGAAGATGCGCCGCTGCGTCAGCGTGAGCGGCGCGGATTGCACGCGGCCGGGACGCGCGAGCCAGTCCTCGATGATGGGCTTGACGATGTCGATCAAGGACGCGCTCCCGCGCTGACGGTGCGTGCCTTCAGGGAATGGCGACTTCAGCGACCAGCTTGCGCGAGACTTCCGTGCCGTTTGCGCGCACGAGTTCACTTGCCGTTTGCAGCCGATGGCCGATCACACCCGGCAGGATAGTCTGAACGTCCTCCGGCAGCACCTCATCGCGGCCTTCCATGAGTGCCCAGGCGCGCGCGCAGGCGAGCAGCGCGAGACCGGCGCGCGGTGACAGCCCGGCGATGAAATCGGGTGAACGGCGGGAGTGTTCGATCAACGCCTGGACGTAGTCGAGCAGCGCCGCCGATGCGTGAATGCTGCTCACCTGCCGCTGCAGGGACACCAGGTTCTCGGGCTTGAGCTTCGGCTGCAGGTTCGCGATGAGATCGCGACGATCCGCCCCCTCGAGCAGCGATCGCTCGGCCGTGCGATCGGGATAACCCAGGGTGATGCGCATGAGAAAGCGGTCGAGCTGCGATTCCGGCAGCGGAAAGGTGCCGACCTGGTGCGAGGGATTCTGCGTGGCGATGACGAAGAATGGCTGCGGCAGTGGGCGTGTCTCGCCTTCGACGGTGACCTGCCGTTCCGCCATCGCTTCCAGCAACGCGCTCTGGGTTTTCGGCGTCGCGCGGTTGACCTCGTCGGCGAGGATCACCTGCGCGAAGATGGGTCCCGGATGAAAGCGGAACTCACTGCTTTCACGATCCAGGATCGACACGCCGAGGATGTCGGTGGGCAGCAGATCGGAGGTGAACTGGATGCGCTGGAAGTCCAACCCGAGGGAAATTGCGAGCGCGTGGGCAAGCGTCGTCTTGCCCACGCCGGGGAGGTCCTCGATCAGGAGATGGCCGCGGGCGAGGAGACAGGCGACGGCGAGACGGATCTGTTTTTCCTTGCCGAGGATGACGGCGGAGACCTGCTGAACGACGCTGTCTACAGGCTGGGGCATGGGTGATTCCGGCTTGCGGGCGGGGGAAAACGCGCCTTGCGGGTGCAAGTTTGGTGCCACGGATTCCGCGGCGCCAGGGCCCGCCGCTGCCCCCTGAGCGCCGCGCTAGAGCGCGCGCACGCAGCGCTTGAGGTCGGGATCGTCCTCGTTCGGCAGCACCTCGAAGCCGAGCTTCTGCATGAAGCGCAGCATCTTCGTGTTTGCCGTCAGCACATCGCCATCGATCCGGCGCAGCCCCTTCTCGCGGGCCGCATCCATGAGGCTCACCATGAGGCGCCCGCCGATGCCGTGACTCTGCCAGTTGTCCGCAATCGCGATGGCGAACTCGCAGGTGTCGCCGCTCGAGTTGATGATATAGCGGGCGACGCCGATCTGAACATCGCGGCCCTGCTGCCGGGTCACGCCGACCAGCGCCATCTCGCGGTCGTAGTCGATCTGCGTGAAGCGCACCAGCATCCGCTGCGACAGCTCCCGCACCGTGGTGATGAAGCGGTTGTAGCGGGACTCTTCCGACAGGTTGCGCACGAACTCCTGCTCCATCTCGGCATCTTCGGGGCGGATCGGACGGATCACGATCTCGGTGCCGTCGGACAGCACCAGCGTTTCCGTCAGATGCTCGGGATACGGGCAGATCGCCATGTGGGCGTAGCGCCCGAAGAGGTCCGGCGACGGGTGATCGACGACGACGCGGGCATCGACGGCGATGATGCCTTCCTCGTCGAGGATGAGCGGGTTGATGTCCATCTCCACGATCCACGGCAGCTCGGACACCATTTCCGAGACGCGCTCGATGACGTCGACGAGCTGGTCGACGTTCGCCGGCGGCATGTTGCGATAGGCGCCGAGCGTCTTGGCAATGCGCGTGCGGGCAATGAGGTCGCGCGCGAGAAAACCGTTCAGGGGCGGCAGCGCGACTTCCTGGTCGGCCAGCACGTCCACGAGAGAGCCGCCGGCGCCGAAACTGATGACGGGTCCGAACTGCGGATCGGTGACGACACCGACGTTGAGCTCGCGCCCGTTGTGTTTCACGCCCATCGGCTGGATCGCCACGCCCTCGATGCGCGCGTTGGGTGACAGGCGCTTCACGCTGGCGATGATGTCCGTATAGGCGGCGCGCAGTTCCTGCGCGTTCTGCACGTCGAGCCGCACGCCGCGCGCCTCGCTCTTGTGCACGATGTCCGGTGAGCTGATCTTCATCGCGACCGGAAAGCCGAGCTGCTCGGCGTTGACGATGGCCTCGGCGAGCGAGCGGGCGACGACGGTCTTGGCGACGGGAATGCGGAAGGCCGCCAGCAGCGCCTTCGATTCGGTTTCGGTGAGGATCTTGCGCCGCTCTGCCAGCACTGCTTCGACCAGGATCCGCGCGCCTTCGACGTCGGCCGGCTGATCCCGCTGCAGCGGCCCCGGCACCTGCATGAGCAACTGCTGATTGCGGTAGTAGTTGACGATGTTGCGGAAGGACTCGACTGCGGGCTCGGGCGTGCGGAAGACGGGGATCCGGGCGTCCTGCAGGCGCTGGCGGGTCTTCGCGACGTGCTCGTCGCCCATCCAGCATGCAATGAACGGCTTGCTGCTCTCACGGTGTACCGAGATCACCGCGTCGCACACTTCCTCCGGATCCGACACCACCTGCGGCGTGTGGATGACCAGCACACCGTCCACCTGCGGGTCCTGCATGCAGGCACGGATCGCCACCGCGTAGCGATCGCCGCCGGAGCTTTCGTGGATGTCGACCGGGTTGTGCGCGGGCGGGTCCGCCGGCAGGACCTGATGGATGGCCTCGACGGTCGCCGGCGCCAGTTCGGCCACGTGCAGGCCCTGATCGATGGCCCAGTCGGCGGCCAGCACTCCCGGACCGCCGCCGTTGCTGACGATCGCCAGACGGTCGCCGCACGGTTTGTAGCGGGAGGACAGACACTTCGCTGCAGAGAAGAGCTGATAGTAGGTCATGACGCGCACCGCACCGGCGCGGCGCAGCGCCGCATCGAAGATGTCGTCGCGACCGACCATCGCGCCGGAGTGGGTCACGGCCGCGCGCAGCCCGGCGGCCTGGCGTCCGGACTTGACCACGATGACGGGTTTGATGCGGGCCGCCCCGCGCAGCGCGGACAGGAAGCGGCGCGGTCGATTGAAGCCCTCGACATAGAGCAGGATGCTCTCCGTCTGGGGGTCGCTGGTGAGGAAGTCGAGCACGTCGGAAAAGCTCACGTCGCAGCGATTGCCGAGGGAGACGATGGTCGAAAATCCGATGTCGTCGCTGCGTGCCCAGTCGAGCATCGACGTGAGCAATGCACCAGATTGGGACACGAGGGCCACCGCACCGGCCTTGATGGGGCCGGGCACGAGGGCAG
The DNA window shown above is from Betaproteobacteria bacterium and carries:
- a CDS encoding MoxR family ATPase is translated as MPQPVDSVVQQVSAVILGKEKQIRLAVACLLARGHLLIEDLPGVGKTTLAHALAISLGLDFQRIQFTSDLLPTDILGVSILDRESSEFRFHPGPIFAQVILADEVNRATPKTQSALLEAMAERQVTVEGETRPLPQPFFVIATQNPSHQVGTFPLPESQLDRFLMRITLGYPDRTAERSLLEGADRRDLIANLQPKLKPENLVSLQRQVSSIHASAALLDYVQALIEHSRRSPDFIAGLSPRAGLALLACARAWALMEGRDEVLPEDVQTILPGVIGHRLQTASELVRANGTEVSRKLVAEVAIP
- a CDS encoding DUF58 domain-containing protein, with protein sequence MIDIVKPIIEDWLARPGRVQSAPLTLTQRRIFILPTRYGFAFIPVLLVMLAGSVSYGLSLGFVLTFLLGSVAIVSVLHAYRNLAELRVSLARAEPVFAGDTACFPVHIENPSRQPRFSIGLARRPEEQGFADIASGGHATLELRIPASRRGVLGAGRFSLFTRYPIGLFCAWSPIELEATCLIYPRPDDAPLPATARHAQLGEFVPAGSGDEDFAGLKPYQPGDSPRRIAWKASLRGETLLTKTFSGQARDEMWLDWNDLPPHLGIEARLSRLANWVLQADRSGAAYGLRLPTRHFAPATGEQHRQRCLEALARFDGGEATA
- a CDS encoding bifunctional acetate--CoA ligase family protein/GNAT family N-acetyltransferase, yielding MTSLYTVERRYLAQLFSPTSVALIGAGEREGSASRALAQSLLLGGFKGECYAVNPNYETVLGTPCYPTVEAIGKPIDLAVIATPSEAVPEVMESCRRAKVGAALVLATGMQRSNPQGQALLDSTLAVARKAGIRVLGPNSIGLARPALSLNAALVPGPIKAGAVALVSQSGALLTSMLDWARSDDIGFSTIVSLGNRCDVSFSDVLDFLTSDPQTESILLYVEGFNRPRRFLSALRGAARIKPVIVVKSGRQAAGLRAAVTHSGAMVGRDDIFDAALRRAGAVRVMTYYQLFSAAKCLSSRYKPCGDRLAIVSNGGGPGVLAADWAIDQGLHVAELAPATVEAIHQVLPADPPAHNPVDIHESSGGDRYAVAIRACMQDPQVDGVLVIHTPQVVSDPEEVCDAVISVHRESSKPFIACWMGDEHVAKTRQRLQDARIPVFRTPEPAVESFRNIVNYYRNQQLLMQVPGPLQRDQPADVEGARILVEAVLAERRKILTETESKALLAAFRIPVAKTVVARSLAEAIVNAEQLGFPVAMKISSPDIVHKSEARGVRLDVQNAQELRAAYTDIIASVKRLSPNARIEGVAIQPMGVKHNGRELNVGVVTDPQFGPVISFGAGGSLVDVLADQEVALPPLNGFLARDLIARTRIAKTLGAYRNMPPANVDQLVDVIERVSEMVSELPWIVEMDINPLILDEEGIIAVDARVVVDHPSPDLFGRYAHMAICPYPEHLTETLVLSDGTEIVIRPIRPEDAEMEQEFVRNLSEESRYNRFITTVRELSQRMLVRFTQIDYDREMALVGVTRQQGRDVQIGVARYIINSSGDTCEFAIAIADNWQSHGIGGRLMVSLMDAAREKGLRRIDGDVLTANTKMLRFMQKLGFEVLPNEDDPDLKRCVRAL